Proteins from one Ranitomeya variabilis isolate aRanVar5 chromosome 1, aRanVar5.hap1, whole genome shotgun sequence genomic window:
- the PHETA1 gene encoding sesquipedalian-1 — protein sequence MKLNERNLVYYATCNSPVDKSGFLYKKGDRNTSYHRRWFVLKGNMLFYYDHQESKEPVGAIILEGCRVELCESTEEYAFAIRFGYSKSRAYILAADSHATMESWVKALSRANFEYIRLVVKELQQQLMEMRKGQPSSSGTTTSTDTSPSAPLPACPSAPLPALPCIQDRPVIKDNGCAPWSTSLAELPNGFAYNNGPHYKDATWLMEGDSVNQGHHQPLASDQSQRVGENEQYAFNEVAEDRYSFTKLHDFFGEEIKQLRAQWTKSFHEDSTHGVEDSE from the coding sequence ATGAAGCTAAACGAGAGGAACTTGGTGTATTACGCCACCTGCAACTCGCCAGTAGACAAAAGTGGCTTCCTGTACAAGAAGGGTGATCGCAACACCTCGTACCACAGACGATGGTTTGTGCTGAAGGGTAACATGCTCTTTTACTATGACCATCAGGAAAGCAAAGAACCTGTGGGAGCTATTATACTGGAAGGCTGCAGGGTGGAACTGTGCGAGTCTACAGAGGAGTATGCCTTTGCCATTCGGTTTGGTTATTCCAAATCCCGCGCCTATATTCTTGCTGCGGATAGCCATGCTACCATGGAGTCCTGGGTAAAGGCTCTTTCAAGGGCAAACTTTGAATACATCAGACTTGTGGTGAAAGAACTTCAACAGCAACTCATGGAAATGCGTAAAGGCCAACCCTCTTCTAGTGGGACAACTACTTCCACCGATACAAGTCCTAGTGCCCCCTTACCAGCCTGTCCTAGTGCCCCCTTGCCAGCCTTGCCTTGCATTCAGGATAGGCCAGTTATTAAGGACAATGGCTGTGCTCCGTGGAGTACCAGCTTGGCTGAATTGCCAAATGGCTTTGCCTATAACAATGGGCCACACTACAAAGATGCAACATGGCTGATGGAAGGAGACTCGGTAAACCAAGGCCACCACCAGCCCTTGGCATCGGATCAATCTCAACGAGTTGGTGAAAATGAACAATATGCCTTTAATGAGGTTGCTGAAGACCGGTACAGTTTTACAAAACTTCATGATTTCTTTGGGGAAGAAATTAAACAACTCCGAGCACAGTGGACTAAAAGTTTCCATGAAGATTCAACACATGGTGTGGAAGATTCGGAGTAA